In a single window of the Rhizoctonia solani chromosome 16, complete sequence genome:
- a CDS encoding Transposon Tf2-7 polyprotein, translating into MSWLKLHNPTIEWTTKLQLVFSSSHIILGNTGGTANHLESVPEDLGGAEAPYEALESIPRDPGGAVNHSLEGIPEELCDYAEVFSEDKVTELPPHRSYDLEIVLQDQTKQVKGPVYPLRPSDDEELKRILKEQLDQGLIRPSKSHYSSPVIFVPKKNGKRRMCIDYRALNANTGAKCFTALDLKSGYNLVRIKEGDEWKTAFKTKYGLFEYLVMPFGLCNAPATFQIMIS; encoded by the exons ATGTCttggctcaagttacacaaccctactatagaATGGACTACCAAGC TACAACttgttttttcttcttctcatATTATCCTGGGAAACACTGGTGGGACTGCCAACCACCTTGAAAGTGTACCAGAAGACCTAGGAGGTGCTGAGGCTCCTTATGAGgctcttgaaagtatccctaGGGACCCTGGAGGTGCTGTGAATCATTCacttgaaggcatcccagAGGAACTCTGTGACTATGCagaggtattttctgaggacaAGGTGACAGAGTTGCCTCCTCATCGCTCCTATGACTTGGAGATAGTCCTCCAAGATCAAACCAAACAGGTTAAAGGACCTGTCTATCCCCTTAGACcttctgatgatgaggaactcaAGAGGATCCTAAAGGAACAGCtggaccaaggccttatcAGGCCCTCAAAATCCCATTACAGCTCTCCTGTGATctttgttcccaaaaagaATGGCAAAAGGAGGATGTGCATTGACTATCGTGCACTGAATGCCAACACA GGTGCAAAGTGCTTTACTGCTCTGGACCTTAAATCTGGATATAACCTTGTCAgaattaaggaaggagatgaatggaaaacagcattCAAGACTAAATATGGCCtttttgaatacctggttatgccctttgggctGTGCAATGCCCCAGCTACCTTCCAGATCATGATATCCTGA